One genomic region from Deltaproteobacteria bacterium encodes:
- the nrdR gene encoding transcriptional repressor NrdR has translation MICPLCSSVKTKVIDSREGGDGRSVRRRRECESCEFRFTTFERIEESMPMVIKKGGQRESFDRYKILSGLRRACEKRPVSADMMEEIVRGIEAKLFELGEREISSQDIGELVIQKLRDIDQVAYVRFASVYREFSDLSEFMDTLRSLDAINNAAVSVAEVSGDLSDICPNG, from the coding sequence ATGATATGTCCTCTGTGTAGCTCCGTTAAGACTAAGGTCATAGATTCCAGGGAGGGAGGGGATGGGCGCTCTGTGCGCAGGAGGAGAGAGTGCGAGTCTTGCGAGTTTCGCTTTACCACTTTTGAGCGAATCGAGGAAAGTATGCCAATGGTCATCAAGAAAGGTGGCCAGAGGGAGTCGTTCGATCGCTATAAAATTCTAAGTGGTTTGAGGCGAGCTTGCGAGAAGAGGCCGGTAAGCGCGGACATGATGGAGGAGATCGTAAGGGGGATTGAGGCTAAACTATTTGAACTGGGGGAACGAGAGATTTCGAGCCAAGATATTGGCGAGTTGGTAATTCAAAAGCTCCGAGATATAGATCAAGTTGCATATGTGAGGTTCGCATCTGTATATAGAGAGTTTTCTGATCTAAGCGAATTCATGGACACGCTAAGATCGCTAGATGCCATTAATAATGCTGCGGTGTCGGTTGCTGAGGTAAGTGGCGATTTGTCCGATATTTGCCCTAATGGGTAG
- the fabG gene encoding 3-oxoacyl-[acyl-carrier-protein] reductase produces MDNFLSGQVAVVTGGARGIGRAICKQLAQCGAQVVINYSHSSGEASILAQEITSEGGKARVLQFDVADPDAVENGFREILDSCQKVDILVNNAGIAIDSLIVRSKVDDWKRVLDVNLSGCFYCCRAVSKAMMKARYGRIVNISSVVGEMGNAGQAAYAASKAGIIGLTKSLARELAGRGVTVNAIAPGYIETDMTRSLSENIRTEILEGIPLNRLGTPEDVAAVVGFFCGNGAGYITGEVLGVNGGMYM; encoded by the coding sequence TTGGATAATTTTTTAAGCGGGCAAGTTGCCGTAGTTACCGGTGGAGCACGAGGGATTGGGCGAGCTATCTGTAAACAGCTAGCACAATGCGGCGCGCAAGTTGTGATTAATTATTCGCATAGTAGTGGCGAGGCCAGCATTTTAGCGCAAGAAATAACTAGCGAAGGTGGCAAGGCAAGAGTGTTGCAGTTCGATGTAGCCGATCCGGATGCTGTAGAGAATGGTTTCCGTGAGATTTTAGATTCTTGCCAAAAAGTCGATATTCTGGTGAATAATGCCGGCATAGCTATTGATTCGCTCATAGTGCGGTCAAAGGTGGATGATTGGAAGAGAGTTCTCGATGTGAACTTATCGGGGTGCTTTTACTGCTGTCGGGCGGTATCAAAAGCCATGATGAAGGCGAGATATGGCAGGATAGTAAATATTAGCTCGGTGGTCGGAGAGATGGGCAATGCTGGGCAAGCTGCTTATGCTGCCTCGAAAGCGGGCATTATTGGATTGACAAAGAGCCTAGCTAGAGAGCTAGCAGGGAGAGGGGTTACGGTTAATGCGATAGCGCCAGGATATATAGAAACAGATATGACTCGTTCCCTTAGTGAGAATATTAGAACTGAGATCTTAGAGGGCATACCTCTAAATCGCCTAGGAACCCCGGAGGATGTGGCAGCAGTCGTTGGCTTTTTTTGTGGTAACGGCGCTGGCTATATAACGGGTGAGGTTCTTGGAGTGAACGGAGGGATGTATATGTAG
- a CDS encoding helix-turn-helix domain-containing protein, with translation MSNNLDIPVLLTVREVSTLLRVQRPKVYELIKDGAIDGFKVGADWRIRRDSVEMLIGAIPEEFFCNSANEYDELSSDDDSFASPCVIAK, from the coding sequence ATGAGTAATAACTTAGACATACCTGTTCTCTTAACTGTTAGAGAAGTTTCGACACTGCTTAGAGTTCAGCGACCCAAAGTCTACGAGCTCATTAAAGACGGTGCAATAGATGGTTTTAAAGTTGGAGCAGATTGGCGGATTAGAAGGGATTCCGTCGAAATGCTAATCGGGGCTATTCCTGAGGAATTCTTCTGCAATAGCGCAAATGAATATGACGAATTGAGCTCAGATGATGACTCTTTCGCGTCCCCTTGTGTAATAGCTAAATAG
- the ribD gene encoding bifunctional diaminohydroxyphosphoribosylaminopyrimidine deaminase/5-amino-6-(5-phosphoribosylamino)uracil reductase RibD produces the protein MNRALALARRGSGLVSPNPSVGAVVVKESKIVGIGWHGQSGALHAEVLAIREAGALARNATLYVTLEPCNHYGKTPPCVDAIIESGISRVVYAMDDPNPNVVSGGARRLREKGIEVQEGVLREKARELNVAWLNWLKHGKPLVVIKMALSLDACSASGVRGDLKWISSSVSRAQVHRMRRQADAIMVGSKTVLTDDPMLTNRSGKGPQPLRVIIDSELSIPLTAQVYKGAVESSIGTRPANDKAVVFASNRASSERREQYERAGIEVVALEDFNGRLNLGAALEFLGKRGIQFLVCEGGGEIATSLIVEGLANRLILYYAPFLIGNEGLPFFRMSSGRAPSTVRRFKLLRTSRVANDILAIYDVSATERVGN, from the coding sequence ATGAACAGGGCACTGGCGCTTGCGCGTCGCGGTAGCGGTTTGGTGTCACCCAATCCAAGCGTCGGTGCTGTTGTCGTAAAAGAATCTAAGATCGTCGGAATTGGCTGGCATGGGCAAAGTGGCGCATTGCACGCTGAGGTGCTCGCTATTCGAGAAGCTGGTGCGCTTGCTAGAAATGCAACCCTGTACGTAACATTGGAGCCATGCAATCATTATGGAAAGACGCCTCCATGTGTGGATGCCATAATCGAATCTGGCATCTCTCGCGTCGTTTATGCGATGGATGATCCGAACCCGAATGTAGTTAGCGGTGGCGCTCGGAGACTAAGAGAAAAAGGTATAGAGGTGCAAGAGGGTGTGTTGCGAGAGAAGGCGCGCGAGTTAAATGTTGCTTGGCTCAATTGGCTTAAGCATGGCAAACCATTGGTCGTAATAAAAATGGCACTGTCGCTCGATGCTTGTAGTGCTAGTGGAGTAAGGGGAGACTTGAAATGGATTAGTTCTAGCGTTTCTCGGGCGCAGGTGCATCGCATGAGACGACAAGCAGATGCAATAATGGTGGGATCGAAAACAGTTCTGACAGACGACCCTATGCTAACTAATCGCAGTGGAAAAGGTCCACAGCCGTTAAGAGTGATTATCGATTCCGAGCTTTCTATCCCCCTTACCGCTCAGGTATATAAGGGCGCGGTCGAATCTAGCATTGGAACCCGGCCGGCCAATGATAAGGCGGTAGTGTTTGCTAGCAATCGGGCTTCAAGTGAGCGCAGAGAGCAGTATGAGAGAGCTGGGATAGAGGTGGTGGCGCTAGAGGATTTTAATGGAAGATTAAATCTTGGCGCAGCGCTCGAGTTTTTGGGGAAAAGGGGAATTCAGTTTTTGGTTTGCGAGGGAGGTGGCGAGATTGCGACTTCGTTAATTGTCGAGGGTTTGGCAAATCGCTTAATCCTTTACTATGCGCCATTTTTGATTGGAAACGAGGGTTTGCCATTTTTTAGAATGTCATCTGGGCGGGCGCCATCAACTGTGCGGCGTTTTAAACTTTTGCGAACGAGTAGAGTGGCGAACGATATACTGGCCATATATGACGTGAGCGCCACTGAGAGAGTAGGTAATTAG
- the pnp gene encoding polyribonucleotide nucleotidyltransferase has product MAENIGSKSRVIVEQQFHGASFSIESGWVAKQASGAVIVRQGETMVLVTVCRADAKPDADFFPLVVDYQEKTYAAGRIPGGYLKREARPAEHEILICRLIDRPIRPLFPDGYLDEIQVICTVLSADGENSPDVLAICGASAALYISEIPFYNAIAGVRVGKVDGKLIINPSLSQLAKSEIDLVIAGTKDAIVMVEGGIDVLPEAEVIEALYYGHSELRKIIELQETLRSKVSKKKMDVAASELTSGLEQKVAELAKTRLCSALSIKDKLERKQAVSTIKEEVALAVQVEFPDAAAEIGSALETLIKKIVRNRVVDESVRIDGRGLKDVRRIECEVGVIPRAHGSALFTRGETQSLVTATLGTAIDAQRMDTLEGLSERKFMFHYNFPPYSTGEVKMLRGTGRRELGHGTLARRALEPVLPSTEDSPYVIRVVSDIMESNGSSSMASVCGGSLALMDAGIAIKEAVAGVAMGLIKEGEKVAVLTDILGDEDHLGDMDFKVCGTRGGITALQMDIKCDGLSREMMESALAQAKAGRLHILGEMDKVLAAARKELSRYAPTIQTMNINPDKIRDVIGPGGKTIRSIVETTGAKIDINDDGTVTIASVDSDSGKRAMEIIKGLTEEAEIGKTYNGVVRRITDFGAFVEILPGCDGLVHISQLSRDRVESVSDVVREGDEIKVKVLDIDKQGRIRLTCKDL; this is encoded by the coding sequence ATGGCGGAAAATATTGGTTCTAAGTCGCGCGTGATAGTTGAGCAGCAGTTTCACGGGGCGAGTTTTTCAATTGAAAGTGGTTGGGTTGCAAAACAAGCGTCTGGTGCTGTTATTGTACGACAGGGAGAGACGATGGTTCTCGTAACAGTTTGTCGTGCGGACGCAAAGCCAGATGCAGATTTCTTTCCGCTTGTAGTGGATTATCAGGAGAAGACTTACGCGGCTGGGAGAATTCCAGGCGGGTATTTAAAGCGCGAGGCGCGACCGGCTGAACACGAGATTCTCATATGTCGTCTAATAGACAGACCGATTCGACCACTTTTCCCTGATGGGTATTTAGATGAGATTCAGGTTATCTGTACAGTTCTTTCGGCGGACGGAGAAAATAGCCCGGACGTGCTGGCGATTTGTGGAGCATCGGCAGCTCTCTATATTTCAGAAATTCCTTTTTACAATGCAATAGCAGGAGTTAGAGTAGGTAAGGTCGATGGCAAGTTGATAATAAATCCAAGTTTGTCTCAGCTCGCAAAGTCCGAGATCGATCTAGTTATTGCTGGGACTAAGGATGCTATCGTCATGGTGGAAGGTGGCATTGATGTTTTGCCGGAAGCGGAAGTCATTGAGGCCCTATATTATGGCCACTCCGAGCTAAGGAAAATAATCGAGCTTCAGGAAACGTTGCGCAGCAAGGTTAGCAAGAAAAAAATGGATGTCGCTGCCAGTGAGTTGACTTCGGGCTTGGAGCAAAAGGTTGCTGAATTAGCAAAAACGCGATTGTGCTCGGCCCTGTCGATTAAGGATAAGCTCGAGCGCAAGCAGGCTGTGTCTACGATTAAAGAGGAGGTCGCTCTTGCGGTTCAAGTCGAGTTCCCCGATGCGGCGGCAGAGATAGGCTCGGCGTTAGAGACTTTAATTAAAAAGATCGTTCGCAACAGAGTAGTGGACGAAAGTGTACGCATAGACGGTCGCGGACTTAAGGATGTTCGCCGAATTGAATGCGAGGTGGGCGTTATACCCAGAGCTCATGGTTCGGCTCTTTTTACGCGCGGCGAAACTCAGTCGTTAGTTACCGCAACGCTGGGAACTGCGATAGACGCACAGCGAATGGATACCCTAGAAGGGCTTTCTGAGCGAAAGTTTATGTTCCATTACAACTTCCCGCCGTATAGTACGGGCGAGGTGAAGATGTTAAGGGGTACTGGGAGGCGCGAGTTGGGGCATGGAACGCTCGCCAGGCGTGCTCTTGAGCCGGTACTGCCGTCTACTGAGGATTCTCCTTATGTAATCCGCGTAGTGTCGGATATTATGGAGTCGAATGGCTCTAGTTCTATGGCTAGCGTATGCGGGGGCAGCTTGGCGCTGATGGATGCCGGTATAGCGATTAAAGAGGCCGTTGCAGGGGTGGCGATGGGCTTAATTAAGGAAGGCGAAAAAGTTGCTGTGTTAACGGACATTCTTGGCGATGAAGATCACCTGGGAGATATGGATTTTAAGGTATGTGGCACGCGAGGTGGAATTACTGCGCTGCAAATGGACATTAAGTGCGACGGGCTATCGCGCGAGATGATGGAAAGTGCGTTGGCGCAGGCGAAGGCTGGAAGGCTGCACATACTGGGCGAGATGGACAAGGTGTTAGCGGCGGCTAGAAAGGAACTCAGTCGCTATGCCCCAACTATTCAAACGATGAATATTAACCCGGATAAAATCCGCGATGTTATTGGACCTGGGGGCAAGACTATACGTTCTATTGTAGAAACTACGGGTGCTAAGATTGACATCAATGACGATGGCACTGTTACGATTGCTAGCGTTGATAGCGATTCGGGTAAACGTGCGATGGAAATCATCAAGGGATTAACTGAGGAGGCGGAGATAGGAAAGACTTATAATGGAGTAGTGAGGCGCATAACGGATTTCGGGGCTTTTGTAGAAATTCTTCCTGGCTGCGATGGCTTGGTGCATATCTCGCAATTGTCGCGCGATCGCGTTGAGTCGGTTTCAGATGTGGTGAGAGAGGGTGATGAAATTAAAGTTAAAGTCTTGGATATCGACAAACAAGGTCGCATTCGCTTGACGTGTAAAGACTTGTAG
- a CDS encoding DUF1926 domain-containing protein, translated as MSCFRALSGRLLDLKRQVDELDGGVNACVVEKDLARGELPNETAVVAQLYLDEAEEIFNGFRASGLKTLSRVAVGRFYEALIRAQVEVDKLVYSEVDPNSGWVEWEVLDCDLDRQDELIVNTQLLRLYLDGESGASIVELDYKPRKANLVSFLHDEMGPTENLQALLNINQLPLLEPAVEVYDVAAGSKKSACVSHSVISLRTPDLLGIKCRQDIEVSGTTQSTSWRTTLVKDFLFKSGIGAHCENATTGFSLAYSFSGVELPPKNTLLAIEWNAMLPTAVPEAISICPLLSVGGISTKERFSGAEKKWLSGEDVEGGLHGVRLIDGVSDLHVDIRASKQLLGVSLVPLFATQVMEEAWEGGNGSDYWGVRAVFVVKLASDSGQFDAVSFFVSIL; from the coding sequence TTGAGTTGTTTTCGTGCTTTAAGCGGACGACTGCTTGATTTAAAACGACAAGTTGATGAGCTTGACGGGGGAGTTAATGCTTGTGTGGTGGAAAAAGATTTAGCTCGTGGCGAACTTCCTAATGAAACGGCTGTAGTGGCCCAGCTGTATTTGGATGAAGCGGAGGAGATCTTTAATGGTTTTCGCGCAAGCGGATTGAAAACACTTTCTCGAGTTGCTGTTGGGAGGTTTTATGAGGCTCTCATACGAGCGCAGGTTGAGGTTGATAAGCTCGTCTATTCAGAGGTGGATCCGAATTCTGGATGGGTGGAATGGGAGGTCCTAGATTGCGATTTGGATAGACAAGACGAACTTATCGTAAACACGCAGCTATTGCGCCTGTACTTAGACGGCGAGAGCGGCGCTAGCATAGTTGAGCTAGACTATAAGCCTCGAAAGGCTAATTTAGTTAGTTTTCTACACGATGAGATGGGGCCGACGGAAAACTTGCAAGCACTTTTAAATATTAACCAACTTCCGTTATTAGAGCCCGCAGTCGAGGTTTATGACGTGGCAGCTGGTAGTAAAAAGAGTGCTTGTGTGTCGCATAGCGTCATTTCTTTGCGCACGCCAGATCTTTTGGGCATAAAATGTCGGCAAGACATCGAAGTGTCTGGAACCACACAGAGTACCTCCTGGAGGACGACTTTAGTAAAGGATTTTCTTTTTAAATCAGGCATTGGTGCGCATTGCGAAAATGCCACGACTGGTTTCTCTTTAGCATATTCTTTTAGCGGCGTTGAGTTGCCGCCAAAAAATACATTGCTTGCTATCGAGTGGAACGCAATGCTACCTACCGCAGTGCCGGAAGCTATTTCAATCTGCCCCCTACTAAGCGTAGGAGGTATCTCTACCAAAGAGCGCTTTAGTGGCGCAGAAAAAAAGTGGCTGAGCGGCGAGGACGTCGAGGGCGGCTTACATGGCGTTCGCCTTATAGATGGCGTGAGCGATTTGCATGTAGATATTAGGGCATCCAAACAACTGCTGGGCGTAAGTTTAGTGCCACTTTTCGCTACGCAAGTTATGGAAGAGGCTTGGGAAGGAGGAAATGGCAGCGATTACTGGGGCGTAAGGGCAGTTTTTGTCGTGAAACTTGCGAGCGATAGTGGTCAATTCGACGCCGTTAGTTTTTTTGTCTCTATATTGTAA
- a CDS encoding riboflavin synthase, whose protein sequence is MFSGIVEEVGKVHSSMQGLNGGAFGVSAELFSHGDVKVGDSIAVSGVCLTVVRIDGHTAIFDLGTETCRCTTLGRKKVGEAVNLERSLVYGARLDGHLVSGHVDAVTSVLSREMCSNTATFELELAPFLAPLVVPKGSVAIDGVSLTVGGVTEKSFFVYIIPHTLSVTTFGDLKPGSIVNLEVDMLGRYVDRAVRYYLQDVGHDDATSI, encoded by the coding sequence ATGTTTTCGGGAATCGTCGAAGAAGTTGGTAAGGTTCATTCGTCCATGCAAGGCTTAAATGGTGGTGCTTTCGGGGTATCTGCCGAGCTGTTTTCGCATGGCGATGTTAAGGTTGGCGATTCTATTGCTGTTAGCGGCGTATGTCTAACAGTTGTTCGCATTGATGGACATACGGCAATCTTTGATTTAGGAACTGAGACGTGCCGCTGCACTACGTTGGGGCGTAAAAAAGTGGGTGAAGCCGTTAATCTGGAGCGATCTCTTGTTTACGGCGCTAGACTCGATGGGCACTTGGTTTCTGGACATGTCGATGCAGTTACTTCGGTGTTATCTCGGGAAATGTGCAGTAATACTGCTACCTTTGAGTTAGAATTAGCTCCTTTCTTGGCTCCGCTAGTCGTGCCCAAGGGGTCAGTTGCCATTGATGGGGTAAGCTTAACAGTGGGTGGAGTTACCGAAAAAAGTTTTTTTGTGTATATTATTCCGCATACCTTGTCAGTTACGACTTTTGGCGACTTAAAACCTGGCAGTATCGTAAATCTCGAAGTCGATATGTTAGGGCGTTATGTCGACAGAGCGGTTAGATATTATCTGCAAGACGTTGGGCATGATGATGCTACATCCATTTGA
- the dut gene encoding dUTP diphosphatase codes for MSSDFCCGTALSFYVCEEARERGISFSAPRPLDAGYDLPSLFDVSLSAGERRLIRTGIHIAVPEGWVGVIKDRSSVASRGGEISAGVIDSAYRGEVKVLMRNAGAEELTFKSGDRIAQLLVLLHSPGNEVVEVSSLEDLGVTLRGEGGFGSTGR; via the coding sequence ATGTCTAGTGATTTTTGCTGTGGAACTGCACTGTCGTTTTATGTCTGTGAAGAGGCGAGAGAGAGGGGGATTTCTTTTTCGGCGCCGCGTCCGTTAGATGCGGGCTATGATTTGCCAAGCCTTTTTGATGTTAGTCTTTCGGCTGGAGAGAGGCGCCTAATTAGAACCGGGATACACATAGCCGTTCCTGAGGGATGGGTTGGTGTGATTAAGGATCGCAGTAGCGTTGCTAGCCGTGGTGGCGAAATTAGTGCCGGTGTAATTGACAGCGCATACCGCGGTGAGGTTAAGGTTTTAATGCGGAACGCTGGCGCGGAAGAGCTGACGTTTAAATCTGGGGATAGGATTGCCCAGCTTTTAGTTTTGTTGCACAGCCCAGGGAATGAAGTTGTAGAGGTGTCTAGTCTGGAGGATTTGGGAGTAACGCTTAGGGGAGAGGGTGGTTTTGGATCTACAGGGCGTTGA
- a CDS encoding methyltransferase domain-containing protein: MRVKGAVKALLRTGREVDNTARQREASLAMNRVISGGAVEAAVVPGNMCDMPQAIVAETSLQAFEDRDWRQYFSTRLHGRGLEIGPLHRPMVRHDGMDVDYIDRLTVEELRRHYPELKELPLVEPNIIGDAQYLSEISNDAYDFLISAHVIEHVLNPILALKEWCRVIKPGGLIYLIVPDKRVIFDKKRVRTTLEHLILDFLEPSKERDFEHYLEYALFVHNKIGADAIEEARRLIATDYSIHYHVFIPSDIVSLLNWFSTCVSKIKILEGPVMAPGSDEFHFLLSKF; encoded by the coding sequence ATGCGAGTTAAGGGTGCTGTAAAGGCATTGTTGCGCACAGGGCGAGAGGTCGATAACACGGCTAGACAGAGAGAAGCTTCGTTAGCAATGAATCGAGTTATCTCCGGAGGTGCTGTAGAGGCCGCGGTTGTGCCTGGCAACATGTGCGATATGCCCCAAGCCATTGTGGCTGAAACTAGTTTGCAGGCATTTGAGGATAGGGATTGGCGCCAATATTTTTCCACTCGCCTCCATGGTAGGGGTTTAGAGATAGGGCCGCTCCACCGGCCAATGGTGCGCCATGACGGAATGGATGTGGACTATATCGATCGCCTCACGGTGGAAGAGCTTCGTAGGCACTATCCTGAATTAAAGGAGTTACCGCTAGTCGAGCCAAACATCATTGGCGACGCTCAATATTTAAGCGAAATTTCCAACGACGCCTACGATTTTTTAATCTCTGCTCATGTCATTGAACACGTATTGAACCCCATACTAGCTCTTAAGGAGTGGTGTAGGGTTATAAAGCCAGGGGGACTAATATATCTCATCGTGCCTGATAAGCGCGTAATCTTTGACAAGAAAAGAGTTAGAACAACGCTGGAGCACTTAATCCTCGATTTTCTAGAACCTTCAAAGGAGCGCGATTTTGAGCATTATCTTGAGTATGCTCTCTTCGTGCATAACAAGATCGGGGCAGATGCGATCGAAGAAGCTAGGCGACTCATAGCAACTGATTATAGCATTCATTATCACGTGTTTATTCCAAGTGACATTGTTAGTCTTCTAAATTGGTTTTCGACTTGCGTTAGCAAGATTAAGATTCTCGAAGGACCTGTAATGGCGCCCGGGAGTGATGAATTCCACTTTCTCCTTTCTAAATTTTAG
- the ribA gene encoding GTP cyclohydrolase II encodes MLHPFEEVMRDFRLGKFVIIIDDSDREDEGDLTVAAELLTEQGMNFMLQEGKGLVCLSLTEERLKQLGIPLQVAENSAPLGTNFSVSIDHKSVALAGVTARGRVATIRAAVSYTASSGDFNLPGYVFPLSAVGGGVLRRRGQTEASVDLARIAGLTPAAVICEIMDENGDMLRGEALVEYAKKWGIKITSVEAILRYRLKHEVCLRRVSECRFSDITELGILSDINFSVETVKQVVKVFVYVDDVDDKEHLAFVVGEPKDGCLARIHSECLTGDVFESQRCDCGSQLLSALTAIINEGAGVIVYLHQEGRGIGLGNKLRAYELQELGRDTVDANLELGFAADARDYRVGAQILADLGLHNVRLMTNNPDKVQSVERFEMRVLERVPILTEPDKFNLEYIKTKKNRMGHLIPDSAQIKSSNLQ; translated from the coding sequence ATGCTACATCCATTTGAAGAAGTTATGCGAGACTTTCGTCTCGGGAAGTTTGTTATTATTATCGACGACTCCGATCGCGAGGACGAGGGAGACTTGACGGTCGCCGCCGAGCTTCTAACGGAGCAAGGAATGAACTTCATGCTGCAGGAAGGGAAGGGTTTAGTTTGTCTAAGCCTCACCGAAGAACGCCTTAAACAGCTTGGTATCCCATTGCAGGTAGCAGAAAACTCGGCGCCGTTAGGCACTAATTTTTCTGTAAGCATTGATCATAAATCAGTCGCTCTTGCTGGAGTAACGGCTCGTGGGCGCGTTGCTACGATTCGAGCCGCAGTTAGCTATACTGCAAGCTCAGGCGACTTTAATTTGCCAGGATATGTTTTTCCTTTAAGCGCGGTAGGGGGTGGTGTGTTGAGGCGTAGAGGCCAAACGGAGGCATCGGTGGATTTGGCTAGGATTGCTGGGCTTACGCCTGCGGCCGTTATTTGCGAAATAATGGACGAGAATGGCGATATGCTTCGTGGAGAGGCACTGGTTGAATACGCAAAGAAGTGGGGAATTAAGATTACAAGCGTCGAAGCAATTTTGAGATATAGATTAAAGCATGAGGTGTGCCTGAGGAGAGTTTCTGAATGCAGGTTCTCGGATATCACCGAGCTCGGCATTTTGTCAGACATAAACTTTTCTGTCGAAACGGTTAAGCAAGTTGTGAAAGTCTTTGTGTATGTAGATGACGTCGATGATAAGGAACACTTGGCATTTGTGGTGGGCGAGCCGAAGGATGGGTGTTTAGCAAGGATTCATTCCGAATGCCTTACCGGAGATGTCTTTGAGAGTCAGCGATGTGACTGTGGATCGCAGCTATTATCAGCATTAACCGCAATTATTAATGAGGGGGCGGGCGTTATCGTATATTTACATCAGGAGGGCAGGGGAATCGGACTTGGCAATAAGCTTCGCGCTTATGAGCTTCAAGAGCTCGGTCGCGATACAGTGGATGCTAACCTTGAGCTTGGATTTGCAGCAGATGCTAGGGATTATAGAGTTGGAGCGCAGATTTTAGCAGATTTAGGTCTTCACAATGTAAGGCTTATGACTAACAATCCAGATAAAGTTCAGTCAGTAGAGCGCTTCGAGATGAGGGTGTTGGAGCGCGTCCCTATACTAACAGAGCCCGATAAATTTAATTTGGAGTACATAAAAACTAAGAAAAACCGCATGGGGCATTTAATACCGGATTCGGCACAGATAAAGTCTTCTAATTTGCAGTAA
- the acpP gene encoding acyl carrier protein, translating to MSSSETVERISAIIVDQLGVAAEDVKPEASFIEDLGADSLDIVELVMAIEEEYDIEISDEDAEKIQTVGDAINYIEEHAQA from the coding sequence ATGTCAAGCTCGGAAACCGTTGAAAGAATAAGTGCTATAATTGTTGACCAGTTGGGCGTAGCTGCCGAAGACGTAAAACCAGAAGCTTCTTTTATAGAAGATTTGGGTGCCGACTCGCTAGATATAGTTGAGTTGGTGATGGCAATTGAGGAAGAATACGATATCGAAATATCGGATGAAGATGCGGAAAAGATTCAAACAGTAGGAGATGCAATCAACTACATCGAGGAACACGCACAGGCTTAA
- the rpsO gene encoding 30S ribosomal protein S15 — protein sequence MVLSSQQKAEIMVEHSRAHGDTGSAEVQIAVISSRLNYLQGHFEKHSKDHHSRRGLLKLVGKRRRLLDYLKRTDIQRYRDIVQKLGLRK from the coding sequence ATGGTGCTTTCTTCTCAGCAAAAGGCTGAAATTATGGTCGAGCATTCGCGTGCTCACGGTGACACTGGTTCTGCGGAGGTGCAGATTGCTGTGATAAGCTCGCGGCTTAATTACCTTCAGGGTCACTTCGAGAAGCATAGCAAGGATCATCATTCCCGTCGGGGCTTGTTAAAGTTAGTTGGAAAGCGCAGACGGCTCCTCGACTACCTTAAGCGTACGGATATCCAAAGATATAGGGATATCGTTCAGAAGTTAGGATTGAGGAAGTAG